In Cystobacter fuscus DSM 2262, one DNA window encodes the following:
- a CDS encoding LysR family transcriptional regulator — protein sequence MDRLRAFEVFTTVVQRGSFTRAADALDTSAANVTRYVNELERHLGTRLLHRTPRHLSLTESGQALHEHVRGILDDVAEAEALASASTVQARGRLRLNAPLSFGILHLAPLWPRFMALHPDVELDVSLSDRVVDLVEEGYDLAIRISREGAAASQVTRRLSTSRNVVCAAPAYLARAGRPKRLEDLAAHVCIAYSNSSMAEEWPLTDAAGNTRVVRMRSVMQANNGDTVRAAALAGRGLTWQPTFLIGDDLRAGRLVRVLPDHSLPDIDILAVYPSRRHLSAKVRLMIDFLAEQLRGTPSWDRT from the coding sequence ATGGACCGATTGCGTGCCTTCGAGGTCTTCACCACGGTGGTCCAGCGCGGCAGCTTCACCCGCGCGGCGGACGCACTGGACACGTCCGCCGCCAACGTCACCCGCTACGTGAACGAATTGGAGCGCCATCTCGGCACCCGCCTGCTCCACCGCACGCCGCGCCATCTCTCGCTCACGGAGAGCGGCCAGGCTCTTCACGAGCACGTGCGCGGCATCCTCGACGACGTGGCCGAGGCCGAGGCGCTAGCCTCCGCGAGCACCGTCCAGGCGCGCGGCAGGCTGCGGCTCAACGCGCCGCTGAGCTTCGGCATCCTCCACCTCGCGCCGCTCTGGCCCCGCTTCATGGCCCTCCATCCCGACGTGGAGCTGGACGTCTCCCTGTCCGACCGGGTGGTCGACCTCGTCGAGGAGGGCTACGACCTCGCCATCCGCATCTCACGCGAGGGCGCCGCCGCCAGCCAGGTCACTCGCCGGCTCTCCACGTCGCGCAACGTGGTCTGTGCCGCTCCCGCCTACCTGGCGCGCGCGGGCAGGCCCAAGCGCCTGGAGGACCTCGCCGCGCATGTCTGCATCGCGTACAGCAATTCGTCGATGGCGGAGGAGTGGCCGCTCACCGACGCGGCCGGCAATACGCGCGTCGTGCGCATGCGCAGCGTGATGCAAGCCAACAACGGCGACACCGTCCGAGCCGCCGCGCTCGCGGGCCGTGGGCTCACCTGGCAGCCCACGTTCCTGATTGGCGATGACCTGCGTGCCGGACGTCTGGTGCGCGTGCTGCCGGACCATTCGCTCCCGGACATCGACATCCTCGCCGTGTATCCCAGCCGTCGGCATCTCAGCGCCAAGGTCCGGCTGATGATCGACTTCCTCGCCGAGCAGCTCCGGGGCACGCCCTCGTGGGACAGGACGTAA
- a CDS encoding DUF2381 family protein: protein MLPPSPGAVLLAALLAGAAQAAEPPPAPRCAATARFDLAGESPEGALSVCVSADEPTTLVFDSLLPPGAVEMLPDNRSIGVAQGDDFVTVNPRRGFLPGERVKVTVRFADGAAPASATFWLVGHGGLGARRVEVFRQPRPPDVLKKERDEAQAEARQCQQDKARLLAEREEPGGLIGAAWLEGAGVVASMKLAFPTEPPANALGLVQARSYSYTPTGETHPASVAVRLRLLNPGAEPWTLAGAALVDSAGEQVELARWPLAPIPANGAGAVVVGIKGERAQLGCPCTLKLWEATGPRTFTLGNVEFPVSQQSGP from the coding sequence GTGCTGCCCCCCTCTCCCGGTGCCGTCCTGCTGGCCGCCCTGCTCGCTGGTGCTGCACAAGCCGCAGAGCCTCCCCCCGCCCCCCGCTGCGCCGCGACGGCTCGCTTTGACTTGGCGGGGGAGTCCCCGGAGGGGGCCCTCAGCGTGTGCGTCAGCGCGGACGAGCCGACGACGCTCGTCTTTGATTCACTCTTGCCGCCGGGAGCCGTGGAAATGCTGCCGGACAATCGCTCCATAGGTGTTGCCCAGGGGGATGACTTCGTGACCGTGAATCCCAGGCGGGGATTTTTGCCCGGGGAGCGCGTCAAGGTGACGGTGCGCTTCGCGGATGGTGCGGCCCCGGCCAGTGCGACCTTTTGGCTGGTGGGGCATGGTGGACTCGGGGCGCGAAGGGTGGAGGTGTTCCGCCAGCCGCGCCCGCCCGACGTGCTCAAGAAAGAGCGTGACGAAGCACAGGCCGAAGCACGCCAGTGCCAGCAGGACAAAGCGCGGCTTCTGGCCGAGCGTGAGGAGCCGGGCGGACTCATTGGTGCCGCGTGGCTGGAGGGGGCCGGGGTCGTGGCGTCCATGAAGCTTGCCTTTCCGACGGAGCCGCCAGCCAACGCGCTCGGGCTCGTTCAAGCCCGGAGCTACAGCTACACGCCCACGGGCGAGACCCACCCGGCAAGCGTGGCTGTGCGGCTGCGCCTCTTGAACCCCGGCGCCGAGCCCTGGACACTGGCGGGGGCGGCGCTGGTGGACTCGGCGGGGGAGCAGGTGGAGCTTGCCCGTTGGCCACTGGCGCCCATCCCCGCGAATGGTGCCGGTGCCGTCGTGGTGGGCATCAAGGGGGAGCGCGCGCAGCTCGGCTGCCCCTGCACCCTCAAGCTGTGGGAAGCAACCGGGCCGCGCACCTTCACCCTCGGGAACGTCGAGTTCCCGGTGAGCCAGCAGTCGGGGCCCTGA
- a CDS encoding DUF5953 family protein, producing the protein MRVGLTGTPLDLDNPAHLDPLKRAYERFPEIGGRAAP; encoded by the coding sequence GTGCGCGTCGGGCTCACGGGCACGCCGCTCGACCTGGACAACCCCGCGCACTTGGACCCGCTCAAACGGGCCTACGAGCGCTTCCCGGAGATTGGCGGGCGTGCAGCCCCTTGA
- a CDS encoding ankyrin repeat domain-containing protein, producing MSKELFTAIEQHDTSRVKALLAAGADPNEPQPEPPGLRPLQVAIYELSDGGELDVLLALLEHGADVNAWDVERDRTPLLVAACEDELAAVEALVKAGAEPNVCSRDGITPLRTSAEVGNLGMASLLLGAGATRTINDWGGLTGYTALGHAARRLDLPMIKLLLDAGADPKAPDEDGRPAHYRLPPRAESDSQTWDAAFELLGGAKDRMPL from the coding sequence ATGTCGAAAGAACTCTTCACAGCGATCGAGCAGCACGATACGTCCCGGGTCAAGGCGCTGCTGGCTGCGGGGGCCGATCCGAACGAGCCGCAGCCGGAGCCGCCGGGGTTGCGTCCGCTGCAAGTGGCCATTTACGAACTCTCCGATGGGGGCGAACTCGACGTGCTCCTGGCGCTCCTTGAGCACGGCGCGGACGTCAACGCGTGGGATGTCGAGCGGGACAGGACCCCCTTGTTGGTCGCGGCCTGCGAAGACGAATTGGCGGCAGTCGAAGCGCTCGTGAAGGCAGGGGCCGAGCCCAACGTGTGCAGCCGCGACGGCATCACGCCGCTGCGGACGTCCGCAGAGGTTGGCAATCTGGGCATGGCCTCGCTCCTCCTGGGCGCGGGGGCGACTCGGACGATCAACGACTGGGGAGGGCTGACCGGATACACCGCGCTCGGGCACGCGGCACGCCGGCTGGACCTTCCGATGATCAAGCTGCTTCTCGACGCGGGCGCCGATCCGAAGGCCCCGGACGAGGACGGTCGACCCGCCCACTACCGTCTGCCGCCGCGCGCTGAATCCGATTCCCAGACATGGGACGCCGCGTTCGAGTTGCTCGGAGGAGCGAAGGACCGCATGCCGTTGTAG
- a CDS encoding DUF2243 domain-containing protein produces MVEGLIDHQLLGIHHVHPGEGQLAWDIGFLLFGALLIVGAARSGARAVRIRCREASSRPCFEARKALARILAVEARTGREVGSRG; encoded by the coding sequence GTGGTGGAGGGGCTCATCGACCATCAGTTGCTCGGCATCCACCACGTCCACCCCGGGGAGGGGCAGTTGGCCTGGGATATCGGCTTCCTGCTCTTCGGGGCCCTGCTCATCGTGGGGGCGGCGCGCTCGGGCGCGCGGGCCGTGCGGATACGCTGCCGCGAGGCGTCGTCCCGCCCGTGCTTCGAGGCACGGAAGGCCCTCGCCAGAATCCTCGCGGTTGAGGCTCGAACAGGCCGTGAAGTAGGGTCGCGAGGATGA
- a CDS encoding anthrone oxygenase family protein, producing MILDKSFLPLTVLAALGCGLMAGLFFTFSTFVMKALSRLPPGEGMAAMQAINSAILNPLFFTLFFGTVAVCLWAVVASLMRWHHDGSAYRLAGGALYLVGGFLVTVVFNVPMNEKLAATPSASPEAAALWSSYLTNWTAWNHVRTVASLAAAALLTLSLV from the coding sequence ATGATTTTGGATAAATCATTCCTTCCCCTGACCGTGCTGGCGGCACTCGGCTGCGGGCTGATGGCGGGCCTCTTCTTCACCTTCTCGACCTTCGTCATGAAGGCCCTGTCGCGCCTGCCCCCGGGGGAGGGCATGGCCGCGATGCAAGCGATCAACTCCGCCATCTTGAATCCACTGTTCTTCACGCTCTTCTTCGGAACCGTGGCGGTATGTCTTTGGGCCGTCGTGGCCTCACTCATGCGCTGGCACCACGACGGCTCCGCCTATCGGCTCGCCGGTGGCGCGCTCTATCTGGTGGGCGGCTTTCTCGTGACGGTCGTGTTCAACGTGCCGATGAATGAAAAGCTGGCGGCGACCCCCTCCGCCAGTCCGGAGGCCGCCGCTTTATGGTCCAGCTACCTGACGAACTGGACGGCGTGGAACCATGTGCGGACCGTGGCGTCGCTCGCGGCCGCGGCCTTGCTGACCCTCTCCCTGGTCTGA
- a CDS encoding CotH kinase family protein: protein MNIARLFCLVTVSVASACGPGREPATTVGGRPSLQQPAPTPGNPRPDEQSPSPPATGGPPTESPPPSTDKPPPIPDEQRPFVLPAVQKSVQAYELIFPPGVKEKFYADKNTPEQDAIFRYEGVDYPVKARLRGASARDFPKKSWNVSFEKDSPFEGRTSLNLVAGYSDASMLAEKIAFDLLAAMRVPAAKVKFVRLSLNGKPEGVFLDIEQINKSFLSAHDFSDKDASIYRAGWKDTEFKLRSWKVPYQGDWLKKTNEKKEGHEALDQVLAVINRTPEPELPQALARAMDLEGYLRSMVMDALMANNYVEDSESYFIHDHVTKRWVYAAWDLNNVDARWWYQMARGPDLVPIYDQPLYSFTLGNPEVANRYRDRKGIHPGYLPVFSNLATRIVMNPELRSRLEDRLDKAMRELFTMEVMGPYIDQLHAVIAPYMAVDPYMDHAKFEEGDEFIKEFVRLRREFILKELERLKAHEPDVVLEALDAKAGWVELRNRGTQDVNLAGQVLTTNLRRNIPALLQAEPTAAPREQAGRTVGTVLVARKLAPGARVRLTAAELGLTFSPEGEIGLFDGQSVSGLKDALFYGKLPDGQHYERAEDGAWRTR from the coding sequence ATGAACATCGCGCGTCTTTTCTGTCTGGTCACGGTCTCCGTAGCATCCGCGTGCGGCCCTGGGAGGGAGCCGGCGACCACGGTGGGCGGCCGTCCTTCCCTCCAGCAGCCCGCCCCCACGCCGGGAAATCCACGACCGGACGAGCAATCGCCCTCTCCACCCGCCACCGGCGGGCCTCCCACGGAGTCTCCGCCTCCGTCGACGGACAAACCTCCGCCCATCCCCGACGAACAGCGCCCCTTCGTCCTGCCCGCCGTGCAGAAGAGCGTGCAGGCGTACGAGCTCATCTTCCCGCCTGGCGTGAAGGAGAAGTTCTACGCGGACAAGAACACGCCCGAGCAGGACGCCATCTTCCGCTACGAGGGCGTCGACTACCCGGTGAAGGCCCGCCTGCGCGGCGCCTCCGCGCGCGACTTCCCCAAGAAGAGTTGGAACGTGAGCTTCGAGAAGGACTCCCCCTTCGAGGGCCGCACCTCGCTCAACCTCGTGGCCGGCTACTCGGACGCGTCGATGCTGGCGGAGAAGATCGCCTTCGATCTGCTGGCCGCCATGCGGGTGCCCGCCGCGAAGGTGAAGTTCGTCCGGCTGAGCCTCAACGGAAAACCCGAGGGCGTCTTCCTGGACATCGAGCAGATCAACAAGTCCTTCCTGAGCGCTCATGACTTCTCGGACAAGGACGCCTCCATCTACCGCGCCGGCTGGAAGGACACCGAATTCAAGCTGCGCTCCTGGAAGGTGCCCTACCAGGGCGACTGGCTGAAGAAGACCAACGAGAAGAAGGAAGGCCACGAGGCCCTGGACCAGGTGCTCGCCGTCATCAACCGCACCCCCGAGCCCGAGCTGCCCCAGGCGCTCGCGCGCGCCATGGACCTGGAGGGCTACCTGCGCTCCATGGTCATGGATGCGCTGATGGCCAACAACTACGTCGAGGACTCGGAGAGCTACTTCATCCACGACCATGTGACGAAGCGCTGGGTCTACGCCGCGTGGGATCTCAACAACGTGGACGCGCGCTGGTGGTACCAGATGGCGCGGGGCCCGGACCTGGTGCCCATCTACGATCAGCCGCTCTACTCCTTCACCCTGGGCAACCCCGAGGTGGCCAATCGCTACCGCGATCGCAAGGGCATCCACCCGGGCTACCTGCCCGTCTTCTCCAACCTGGCCACCCGGATCGTGATGAACCCCGAGCTGCGCTCGCGCCTGGAGGACCGCCTGGACAAGGCCATGCGCGAGCTCTTCACCATGGAGGTGATGGGGCCCTACATCGACCAGTTGCACGCGGTCATCGCGCCGTACATGGCCGTGGATCCGTACATGGACCACGCCAAGTTCGAGGAGGGCGATGAGTTCATCAAGGAGTTCGTCCGGCTGCGGCGCGAGTTCATCCTGAAGGAACTCGAGCGACTGAAGGCCCACGAGCCTGACGTGGTGCTGGAGGCGCTGGACGCGAAGGCCGGCTGGGTCGAGCTGCGCAACCGCGGCACCCAGGACGTGAACCTGGCTGGACAGGTGCTGACCACGAACCTGCGGCGCAACATCCCCGCCTTGCTCCAGGCCGAGCCCACGGCGGCGCCTCGCGAGCAGGCCGGCAGAACCGTGGGCACGGTGCTCGTGGCGAGGAAGCTGGCCCCCGGGGCGCGCGTGCGACTGACCGCCGCCGAACTGGGACTCACCTTCTCACCCGAGGGGGAGATTGGCCTCTTCGATGGCCAGTCCGTGTCGGGTCTCAAGGACGCGCTCTTCTACGGCAAGCTCCCGGACGGCCAGCACTACGAGCGCGCCGAGGACGGAGCCTGGCGGACGCGCTGA
- a CDS encoding phospholipase D-like domain-containing protein, with the protein MNALSRLLIACLWCGTACVRRDFPEQLRVRDPVPSSGPELSLALYQSVGIGLRPGHGVELVQDERILDTLEEEIREARESIHLLLSRWEPGDASRRLVQALAARRPDVACRILVDPLQSPAFKEQVESELVRAGCDVRAFRPFIGQEVVFADSRLEARNHRQLVIRDGRGGLTGGFGAVAPRGGTRDTYVHVEGPAVRQLQQSFARDWLEAGGGLLPESAFPPLDFQGEARAGFIASTGSPSLSHSERMVQVLLASAQHRLWLTNACFVPTPATVDTLIHKAKSGVDVRILVPGLEGANTSASVLAAQRSSYERLLENGVRLWEYQRAPLESRTVLVDEHLVAVGSTNLQAHASALLEEGALVVEDGPLAHSLATSFEQDLAHAVEIRKEQWRERGWFQRLTYRLPPSAAGCR; encoded by the coding sequence GTGAATGCCCTCTCGCGTCTCCTGATCGCCTGCCTGTGGTGCGGCACGGCGTGCGTCCGCCGTGACTTCCCGGAGCAGCTCCGCGTCCGCGACCCCGTGCCCAGCTCCGGGCCCGAGCTGTCCCTCGCCCTCTACCAGTCCGTGGGCATCGGCTTGCGGCCCGGCCATGGGGTGGAGCTCGTCCAGGACGAGCGCATCCTCGACACCCTCGAGGAGGAGATCCGCGAGGCGCGCGAGTCCATCCACCTCCTGCTGTCCCGGTGGGAACCCGGCGACGCCTCACGGCGGCTCGTCCAGGCGCTCGCCGCGCGCCGGCCCGACGTGGCGTGCCGCATCCTCGTGGACCCCCTCCAGAGCCCGGCCTTCAAGGAGCAGGTGGAGTCCGAGCTGGTGCGCGCGGGCTGCGACGTCCGTGCCTTCCGGCCCTTCATCGGCCAGGAGGTGGTGTTCGCCGACTCGCGGCTGGAGGCGCGCAACCACCGGCAGCTCGTCATCCGGGACGGCCGTGGCGGCCTCACCGGCGGCTTCGGCGCCGTGGCCCCTCGCGGCGGCACCCGTGACACCTATGTCCACGTCGAGGGCCCCGCCGTGCGCCAGTTGCAGCAGTCCTTCGCCCGGGACTGGCTCGAGGCCGGCGGCGGGCTGCTGCCCGAGTCCGCCTTTCCTCCACTCGACTTCCAGGGCGAGGCCCGCGCCGGCTTCATCGCGAGCACCGGCTCGCCCTCGCTGAGCCACTCCGAGCGCATGGTGCAGGTGCTGCTCGCCTCCGCCCAGCACCGCCTGTGGCTCACCAACGCGTGCTTCGTGCCCACTCCCGCCACCGTGGACACGCTCATCCACAAGGCCAAGAGCGGCGTGGACGTGCGCATCCTCGTCCCCGGGCTCGAGGGCGCGAACACCTCCGCCAGCGTGCTCGCCGCGCAGCGCTCCTCCTATGAGCGGCTGCTGGAGAACGGGGTGCGCCTGTGGGAGTACCAGCGCGCCCCCCTGGAGTCGCGCACCGTGCTCGTGGACGAGCACCTCGTGGCCGTGGGCTCCACCAACCTCCAAGCCCATGCGAGCGCCCTGCTCGAGGAGGGCGCGCTCGTCGTCGAGGACGGGCCCCTCGCCCACTCGCTCGCCACCAGCTTCGAGCAGGACCTGGCCCACGCGGTGGAAATCCGCAAGGAGCAGTGGCGTGAGCGCGGTTGGTTCCAACGCCTCACCTACCGGCTCCCCCCCTCGGCCGCGGGCTGCCGCTGA
- a CDS encoding DUF2892 domain-containing protein, giving the protein MESWNQSSTDAVRMHAPGEVNRRIDAEVERCVRHMAEQTDHSVISHYLEGLEKEWDLNRVVMVAASAVSLLGCVVPPRGGAWRLVGAVASGLLLQQGVFGFGPLSLLARRLGVRTRREIDLEKFALKALRGDFMRIPHEGGPLARANAALVAAQSD; this is encoded by the coding sequence ATGGAATCCTGGAACCAGAGTTCAACCGATGCCGTGCGCATGCACGCGCCGGGCGAGGTGAACCGTCGCATCGACGCCGAGGTGGAGCGGTGCGTGCGGCACATGGCGGAGCAGACGGACCACTCGGTCATCAGCCACTACCTGGAGGGGCTGGAGAAGGAGTGGGACCTGAACCGGGTGGTGATGGTGGCCGCGTCGGCGGTGTCGCTCCTGGGGTGCGTGGTGCCGCCGCGTGGCGGGGCCTGGCGGCTGGTGGGCGCGGTGGCGTCGGGGCTGCTGTTGCAGCAGGGGGTGTTCGGCTTCGGTCCCCTGTCGCTGCTCGCGCGCCGGCTGGGGGTGCGCACCCGGAGGGAGATCGATCTGGAGAAGTTCGCCCTCAAGGCGCTCCGGGGGGACTTCATGCGGATTCCGCACGAGGGCGGCCCCCTGGCGCGGGCGAACGCCGCGCTGGTGGCCGCCCAGTCCGACTGA
- a CDS encoding PD40 domain-containing protein translates to MNRRTLIAALLCVLLPEAALAQVYVIPRRAYRSPVHTYEFDWKHLDILVGPNAEGVAPPAAHRAHQQAPGAPGGPLPTAPTVPRTHTGDNPAGNSAQETTPPGQADSSRSGDPGTAGASTEDGGTRLDPGPLSVPIFLPSADGGTADAGSYAQSLGDKSGGVRFYFYENEREVAQYAAPQLEDAYRYLVGRFKFVPTQTFPYILYSSYQEFLQTNITPVSEGTLGVTSTQGNLELTLPYLGDHRQFGEISSHEMAHQFTIQKVRFLADREKVAGDPLNGMPLWFIEGLAEFYAKGGLDPEGEMMVRDLLVNPDLARGYAFLDFWSPGPYGFLWIYKVGQARCQFLEDTYGEGFIQKVLDNSPKLVSGTDKVPNLEFDGLLELLTGDAPQTIAARFEDWLKQRSYRAYLKSEQNTPGVELLRERQGIVTALNSRPDGRVLIYRSIIPETGESQLILVDPRAPEDTRKVQGDGVPGYESLHPVFGRNFALSDDRIAFVAEALARDILYIQRYTHSIKAATHRDGSAPPASRNAYINNPTGLYKEAPYEVDFDLGERVAWPLERHGLIAAHSPAFSPDGKQLAFIGLNEKGTRDVYVLPLDQGADAKPQQLTHDVYAERSLTWGAAGIVYTSDATPHGYYNLFRVKPGNGDVPERLTTEARDHADPTVLPNGRLFFVAYDQSHSDLHEYTGGGSIVRRTDVATGLFEPSPAPDGNLWTLFHLSGERKPALMRAQQLLSIPVPAGSQDRTTPPSPLPQRALEGAEHYNPFAWKNIDLGPILGFAGGGGGGFYGQVAASAMDRLRNHALLLQVAVYGSFDLTDGILLYIDQSRRTTWGGGLFQSLRFRVDRSLVQASQGQIPLSYLISGERFFGATGLARYPLSTFTFLETNLNIGGASYFLDPSTAFILNLQELNGVGDLYTQWKQSQPGMRFQTEVSGAFGYNTLHYHYTGVATSGTSFLAEVTAGVQPFHGEFFGNVRLDAERYFPIPLGSTHLMLRGGAGTSFGGRFVRSYYLSSFDTLRGVPFGDTDWLLGQHYLYSTLELRVPLDAIIRIAFLNSIMGVAGFDLGGVGGSLRDMFDRRVLDAAVGINVGLGPILLRLHFAYPFDTKAKAGRPDTRWVTQFSIGMAGLEGYMFKQRGGAKPTRPGPAPPVSLNAMRGGVR, encoded by the coding sequence TTGAATCGACGCACCCTCATCGCCGCCCTGCTCTGCGTGCTCCTCCCCGAGGCGGCGCTCGCCCAGGTCTACGTCATCCCGCGCCGGGCATACCGCTCGCCCGTCCACACCTACGAGTTCGATTGGAAGCACCTGGACATCCTCGTCGGACCCAACGCCGAGGGGGTGGCGCCCCCCGCGGCCCACCGGGCCCACCAGCAGGCCCCCGGCGCCCCGGGCGGACCCCTGCCCACCGCGCCCACTGTCCCCCGGACCCATACCGGCGACAACCCGGCGGGCAACTCCGCCCAGGAGACGACCCCTCCCGGACAGGCCGACTCCAGCCGCTCCGGGGACCCCGGCACCGCGGGCGCGTCCACCGAGGATGGGGGAACCCGCCTCGACCCGGGCCCGCTCTCCGTGCCCATCTTCCTGCCGAGCGCGGATGGCGGCACCGCGGACGCCGGCTCCTATGCCCAGTCGCTCGGGGACAAGAGCGGCGGCGTGCGCTTCTACTTCTATGAGAACGAACGCGAGGTGGCCCAGTACGCCGCGCCCCAGCTCGAGGACGCCTACCGCTACCTCGTCGGCCGCTTCAAGTTCGTCCCCACCCAGACCTTCCCCTACATCCTCTACAGCTCCTACCAGGAGTTCCTCCAGACCAACATCACCCCCGTCTCCGAGGGCACGCTGGGGGTCACCAGCACCCAGGGCAACCTGGAGCTGACCCTGCCCTACCTGGGAGACCACCGGCAGTTCGGGGAGATCAGCTCCCACGAGATGGCCCACCAGTTCACCATCCAGAAGGTCCGCTTCCTGGCGGACCGGGAGAAGGTCGCGGGGGATCCGCTCAACGGCATGCCCCTGTGGTTCATCGAGGGGCTCGCCGAGTTCTACGCCAAGGGCGGCCTGGACCCCGAGGGCGAGATGATGGTGCGCGACCTGCTCGTCAACCCGGACCTGGCGCGCGGCTACGCCTTCCTCGACTTCTGGTCCCCCGGGCCCTACGGCTTCCTGTGGATCTACAAGGTGGGTCAGGCGCGCTGCCAGTTCCTCGAGGACACCTACGGCGAGGGCTTCATCCAGAAGGTGCTCGACAACTCGCCCAAGCTCGTCTCCGGCACGGACAAGGTGCCCAACCTCGAGTTCGACGGGCTCTTGGAGCTGCTCACCGGGGACGCGCCCCAGACGATCGCCGCGCGCTTCGAGGACTGGCTCAAGCAGCGCTCCTACCGCGCCTACCTCAAGTCCGAGCAGAACACGCCCGGGGTGGAGCTCTTGCGCGAGCGCCAGGGCATCGTCACCGCGCTCAACAGCCGGCCGGATGGGCGCGTCCTCATCTACCGCAGCATCATCCCGGAGACGGGCGAGAGCCAGCTCATCCTCGTGGACCCCCGCGCGCCCGAGGACACCCGCAAGGTGCAGGGCGATGGCGTGCCGGGCTACGAGTCCCTCCACCCCGTCTTCGGCCGCAACTTCGCCCTCTCCGATGACCGGATCGCCTTCGTGGCCGAGGCGCTCGCGCGCGACATCCTCTACATCCAGCGCTACACGCACTCCATCAAGGCCGCCACCCACCGCGACGGCAGCGCGCCCCCGGCCAGCCGCAACGCCTACATCAACAACCCCACCGGGTTGTACAAGGAAGCCCCCTACGAGGTGGACTTCGACCTGGGCGAGCGCGTGGCCTGGCCACTCGAGCGCCACGGCCTCATCGCCGCCCACTCCCCGGCCTTCTCGCCGGATGGCAAGCAGCTGGCCTTCATCGGCCTGAACGAGAAGGGCACGCGCGACGTGTACGTGCTGCCGCTCGACCAGGGCGCCGACGCGAAGCCCCAGCAGCTCACCCACGACGTCTACGCCGAGCGCAGCCTCACCTGGGGCGCGGCGGGCATCGTCTACACCTCGGATGCCACCCCGCACGGCTACTACAACCTCTTCCGGGTGAAGCCCGGCAACGGCGATGTGCCGGAGCGGCTCACCACCGAGGCGCGCGACCACGCGGACCCCACCGTGCTGCCCAACGGCCGCCTGTTCTTCGTGGCGTATGACCAGAGCCACTCGGATCTCCACGAGTACACCGGCGGAGGCTCCATCGTGCGCCGCACCGACGTGGCCACCGGCCTCTTCGAGCCCAGCCCCGCGCCGGACGGCAACCTGTGGACGCTCTTCCACCTGTCCGGAGAGCGCAAACCCGCCCTGATGCGCGCCCAACAACTGCTGAGCATCCCCGTGCCCGCGGGCTCGCAGGACCGCACCACCCCGCCCAGCCCCCTGCCCCAGCGCGCGCTCGAGGGCGCCGAGCACTACAACCCCTTCGCCTGGAAGAACATCGACCTGGGGCCCATCCTCGGCTTCGCGGGCGGCGGCGGCGGCGGCTTCTACGGCCAGGTGGCCGCCTCGGCCATGGACCGGCTGCGCAACCACGCCCTGCTCCTGCAGGTGGCCGTGTACGGCTCCTTCGATCTCACCGATGGCATCCTGCTCTACATCGACCAGTCACGGCGCACCACCTGGGGCGGCGGCCTCTTCCAGTCGCTGCGCTTCCGCGTGGATCGCTCGCTCGTGCAGGCCTCCCAGGGACAGATTCCCCTGAGCTACCTCATCTCCGGCGAGCGCTTCTTCGGCGCCACGGGCCTGGCGCGCTACCCGCTGAGCACCTTCACCTTCCTCGAGACCAACCTCAACATCGGCGGCGCCTCGTACTTCCTCGATCCCTCCACCGCCTTCATCCTCAACCTGCAGGAGCTCAACGGCGTGGGGGACCTCTATACCCAGTGGAAGCAGAGCCAACCCGGCATGCGCTTCCAGACGGAGGTGTCCGGCGCCTTCGGCTACAACACCCTGCACTACCACTACACGGGCGTGGCCACCTCGGGCACCTCGTTCCTGGCGGAAGTCACCGCCGGCGTGCAGCCCTTCCACGGCGAGTTCTTCGGCAACGTGCGCCTGGACGCCGAGCGCTACTTCCCCATCCCCCTGGGCAGCACCCACCTCATGCTGCGCGGCGGCGCGGGCACGAGCTTCGGCGGACGCTTCGTCCGCTCCTACTACCTCTCCAGCTTCGACACCCTGCGCGGCGTGCCCTTCGGCGACACGGACTGGCTGCTCGGCCAGCACTACCTCTACTCCACGCTGGAGCTGCGCGTGCCGCTCGACGCCATCATCCGCATCGCCTTCCTCAACAGCATCATGGGCGTGGCGGGCTTCGACCTGGGTGGCGTGGGCGGCTCGCTGCGCGACATGTTCGACCGCCGCGTGCTCGACGCCGCCGTGGGCATCAACGTGGGCCTGGGCCCCATCCTCCTGCGCCTGCACTTCGCCTACCCGTTCGACACCAAGGCCAAAGCGGGCCGGCCGGACACCAGGTGGGTGACGCAGTTCTCCATCGGGATGGCCGGACTCGAGGGCTACATGTTCAAGCAGCGCGGCGGCGCGAAGCCGACGAGACCGGGCCCCGCGCCGCCGGTGAGCCTCAACGCCATGCGCGGAGGCGTGCGCTAG